One stretch of Rosistilla oblonga DNA includes these proteins:
- a CDS encoding addiction module protein yields the protein MNEILTAAQSLPASDRAQLIANLWDSVSPLDWVPPDSQWITEANRRSDAYDAGETTSTPWAEVRQRARRKAGLDG from the coding sequence ATGAACGAAATCTTGACCGCCGCGCAGTCGTTGCCTGCTTCGGATCGTGCCCAATTGATCGCAAACCTTTGGGACAGCGTTTCTCCACTTGACTGGGTGCCCCCCGATTCGCAATGGATTACCGAGGCCAATCGACGCAGCGACGCTTACGACGCGGGTGAAACGACCAGCACACCATGGGCTGAAGTGCGCCAGCGCGCACGACGCAAGGCCGGCCTGGATGGCTAA